The sequence below is a genomic window from Neomicrococcus aestuarii.
TAGGCACTCGTAGGACGCCCAGAAGTGAGAGGCCCTCGCGCGTAGGCCGTCTTATCTACGAAGCTGCGTCCGAGACCACTAGCAAAGGTGTCAGTGGCATGAGTGATCGCCAGCGTTCAGGCAGCGCCGCGTAGTTATCAAGCACCAGGGTCACCATATCTTCGCCTGAGATAAGTCGTAGCCCGGGACGTTGGCGCTCGAGCCCCAACGCATCACGGCTGTATGCGCCGAGCGTCATGAAGACTACGAGTTCCCCAGTGCCCTGAGTTCCGATGAGTTGCTGCACTTCTGGCGCGCCAATGGTTGCGGTCTTGTGCTTGCACTGAACTTTGATGAGTGGCGGTTCGACACCTAGCGGGTCCTTGTGGGCGATGACGTCTACGCCCCCGTCTTGAGAGTATGACGTGACGCGTGCTTGATACCCCAAAGCGCGGAGAAGATCCGCAGAGAACTCTTCAAACTGCCGATGGGTGATTCGTTCCTGTAAGACTTCTAAAACGAAGTCTCGCGTATGCCGCTCGATTCGCGATGCGCGTGGTTCATCAGGAGCGTCGTCATCGGAAACGTAGGTGGACGCAGCTCGTTCTACGACTGCAGAAACCTTTTCGACGTCCTGAGTCCGAGCGTTGAGTGCCGCAAGGAACTCGTGAGAATGCTTTCGGACCCTGAACAGCGTGATAGCAGATCCAATTTCATACAGCGCCGGTTGGGTAAAGACCGTCCGAGACAACCCGATCTTCTTCCATTCGACTCTGCGCCTATGACGATGACTCTGTTCGTTGGCCGCGTACTCGTACTCACCTCGGACTATGCCGATGTTGATCGTGCTGTCTGCCTTGTAGGGCGCAATGACGACGTCGCCTATTTGGATTTCATCCCGAAATCGCAAGAGAATTCCGGCCCAAACAGGGATTGCTTTGTGCGAGTCCTCGGGGGTGCGGCGTGCCAGTTCGTCTTTGAGTTCCTCACGTCCGCCGGGAATCTTGGAAAGATCACCCATGTTGTCCCAGCTGAGGCTGACAAAACTGCCTTCGATGAGCTCCGTGCTAAGCGTGTCATTGTGGATTCCCCAAACTTGCATGAACTCTGCTTCCCTAGAAATTGCGCGCCGTTGCTCGCCTCATCATACGGCGAGAAAACAGTGGTCGAAGGCGGAATACGCTACCTGACTACTAGGAAGACCCTACTCGGCCGCGACGTGCTCCAGCAGCACCGCTTCAGCGTCCACGAGGTACTCGCGAAGGCTCGCGGCAGCCTCTTCGCGCTTGCCGTCCACGATGTCCTGGACCAGGGCGGCGTTGCGCTCCACGAACTGGGCGTGGAAGTCGGGGGTTTCGGCCATTGCGTGGAACACCAAGCGCATTTGGGCGAGGACTTGCTCCATCACGGTGTCTAGCGTGGGGGAGCCGCACATCGCAACAAGCTCTTGGTGGAGCCGCTGGTTGGCGGTGGCCATGGAACCCGAGGCTCCGGCGTCGCGCGCGGTTCGGGCTGACGCAATGATCTCGTGCAGATGTTTGATCTGGGCAGGCGTGGGCGAGGCCCACAGAATGGCGGCCGGTTCCAGCATGCGACGCACTCGGTAAATCTCGCGAATATCCTCCACGCTGGGCCGCGCGACGAACACGCCGCGGTTGGGGATTCGCGTGATGATGGATTCGTTGGACAGGATCGCGAACGCTTCCCGCAGCGTATTGCGGGACACCCCGAGGGCTTCTGAGAGCGCTTGCTCGGACAGCTTGCTGCCCGGCGTCAGCTTCCCCTCGGAGATCCTTTTACGCAGCACGGAAACAATCCACGCGCTCGTGTGCGCGTGCTCGGCGGATCCTTTCGCAATTGATCCCAGTACGTTCGCGGCAACCATGACCTCTAATTTACCGGGTGATGAAACACGCCCGTTACCTTCAGGAAATAGTGACGAGGACTTCTCCGCGAACTACACCGTTACCCGGCTTCACTTGGGCCCTTTTTAGGGTGCCAGCCCGGTGCGCAACCACCGTGGTTTCCATCTTCATGGCCTCAAGCACCACGATCGGCTCGCCGGCCGCAACGGTGGCGCCATCCTCAGCCACCCACTTCACGAGGTTGCCGTTCATCGGGGAGCGCAGATCCGCAGGGTTCGCTGGGGCGGAAGCTGCGGCGTCGTCCTTGGAAGAGGAGGGAGCGCCGGAACCGCCACCGGACAAGATCGCCCGAATCAAGTTGGACGGGAGCCCTAGCTGAACGACCTTGCCGTCGAGCTCAATGGTGAGGGTCTCGCGCGAGGAGTCCGGCGTTGCCTTCGTGAGGTACTCGGAGGCGGCGAGCTCCACGGCGAAGTCGTTCTCGATCCACGTGGTGTGAACGCGCAGTTCGTTCGGATCCGTGAAATCAGCCGAACGCACTACGGCCTGGTGGAACGGGATGACGGTGGGCAGGCCCTTGATGGCGAGCTCGTCGAGGGCTTTGCGCGCCCGGACCAGCGCTTGCTGGCGGTCCGCACCGTGAACAATGAGCTTGGCGAGCAGCGAATCGTAGAACTCGGGCACCACGGAACCGGTCCGGACGCCGGTATCCACGCGGATTCCTGCGCCCGTGGGGGCCGCGAATTCGGTGACTTCGCCGGGGCCGGGAAGGAAGCCGGCGGCGGGATCTTCGGCGTTGAGTCGGAACTCGAACGCGTGACCGCGCGGAGTGGGATCCTCGGTGATGGAGAGCGGCAGACCGGCCGCGATGCGGAACTGCTCCTGCACCAGGTCGATTCCGGCGGTTTCTTCCGTGACGGGGTGCTCCACCTGCAAGCGGGTGTTGACTTCGAGGAAGCTGATCACGCCGTCTGGGGCGACGAGGTATTCCACGGTGCCAGCGCCGGTGTAGCCGGCCTCGCGGCAGATCGCCTTCGCGGATTCGTGGATGCGGGTGCGCTGCTCATCCGTGAGGAACGGCGCGGGGGCTTCCTCGACGAGCTTCTGGTTGCGGCGCTGGAGGGAGCAGTCGCGGGTTCCCACTACGACGACGTTGCCATGCGTATCGGCGATAACTTGCGCTTCGACGTGGCGCGGCTTGTCCAAAAAGCGTTCCACGAAGCACTCGCCGCGACCGAACGCGGCCGTCGCCTCGCGAACAGCGGAGTGGTAGGCGTCTTCAACCTCGTCCAGGGAGCGGGCGATCTTCATGCCGCGACCGCCACCGCCGA
It includes:
- a CDS encoding restriction endonuclease: MQVWGIHNDTLSTELIEGSFVSLSWDNMGDLSKIPGGREELKDELARRTPEDSHKAIPVWAGILLRFRDEIQIGDVVIAPYKADSTINIGIVRGEYEYAANEQSHRHRRRVEWKKIGLSRTVFTQPALYEIGSAITLFRVRKHSHEFLAALNARTQDVEKVSAVVERAASTYVSDDDAPDEPRASRIERHTRDFVLEVLQERITHRQFEEFSADLLRALGYQARVTSYSQDGGVDVIAHKDPLGVEPPLIKVQCKHKTATIGAPEVQQLIGTQGTGELVVFMTLGAYSRDALGLERQRPGLRLISGEDMVTLVLDNYAALPERWRSLMPLTPLLVVSDAAS
- a CDS encoding GntR family transcriptional regulator yields the protein MVAANVLGSIAKGSAEHAHTSAWIVSVLRKRISEGKLTPGSKLSEQALSEALGVSRNTLREAFAILSNESIITRIPNRGVFVARPSVEDIREIYRVRRMLEPAAILWASPTPAQIKHLHEIIASARTARDAGASGSMATANQRLHQELVAMCGSPTLDTVMEQVLAQMRLVFHAMAETPDFHAQFVERNAALVQDIVDGKREEAAASLREYLVDAEAVLLEHVAAE
- a CDS encoding acetyl/propionyl/methylcrotonyl-CoA carboxylase subunit alpha encodes the protein MKKVLIANRGEIAVRVARACADAGLTSVAVYSDADADALHVKLADEAFPLAGQASTDSYLVIDKILKAAKDSGADAIHPGYGFLSENADFAQAVIDAGITWIGPTPEAIRLLGNKVTARDVAVTAGAPLVPGTDGPVTTGEEVRAFAEEFGLPVAIKAAFGGGGRGMKIARSLDEVEDAYHSAVREATAAFGRGECFVERFLDKPRHVEAQVIADTHGNVVVVGTRDCSLQRRNQKLVEEAPAPFLTDEQRTRIHESAKAICREAGYTGAGTVEYLVAPDGVISFLEVNTRLQVEHPVTEETAGIDLVQEQFRIAAGLPLSITEDPTPRGHAFEFRLNAEDPAAGFLPGPGEVTEFAAPTGAGIRVDTGVRTGSVVPEFYDSLLAKLIVHGADRQQALVRARKALDELAIKGLPTVIPFHQAVVRSADFTDPNELRVHTTWIENDFAVELAASEYLTKATPDSSRETLTIELDGKVVQLGLPSNLIRAILSGGGSGAPSSSKDDAAASAPANPADLRSPMNGNLVKWVAEDGATVAAGEPIVVLEAMKMETTVVAHRAGTLKRAQVKPGNGVVRGEVLVTIS